In one Helicoverpa zea isolate HzStark_Cry1AcR chromosome 5, ilHelZeax1.1, whole genome shotgun sequence genomic region, the following are encoded:
- the LOC124630455 gene encoding multiple inositol polyphosphate phosphatase 1-like — protein MKLLISIIVWCCVKCVFTSQCYWNNACKYKYFSSKTPYEIIRGDIRDSIAKLRDFGNKQCEPISIWVTVRHGKRNPSTKFAEDIKAFLTYRDQIVASYKMGNSTLCAQDIENIKNWEVDTDMFVRHNEIDAEGYQELVNIAQRFKEAFPELLNEIQNKDYEILTAYGSRMTDSAKAFNEGLTTYNLTISEAENNYSVLAPYASCGRYQIDVRRNPNIYAEEVVYTGTAEYQNMKERLLRKLGLDVDLTSNNITAIYDLCRYSWEGINNKPSPWCALFTEEDLQVLEYIGDIRHYYRNGYGASKYTKILGQIPLSDMLTKFEEAKRGRGKTLVTYFTHATMLDMILVALNLHNDTNPLMGTHRNIYRKWRSTFLSPFANNLIGVLYRCSSYGSIDYDYNVALYWNELPLLELCKEGVCSWWEFQKLFKPFSNTNVDVCEFKWTSVD, from the exons ATGAAACTTTTAATATCGATAATAGTTTGGTGTTGCGTCAAATGTGTGTTTACTTCACAATGCTATTGGAATAATGCGtgcaaatacaaatatttttcaagtaaAACTCCCTACGAAATTATTAGAGGCGATATAAGGGATTCAATCGCAAAACTGCGAG ATTTCGGAAATAAACAATGTGAACCCATCAGTATCTGGGTTACTGTAAGACACGGGAAACGAAACCCAAGCACAAAGTTCGCAGAAGATATAAAAGCATTCCTAACATATAGAGACCAGATCGTAGCAAGTTACAAAATGGGAAACAGCACGCTATGTGCGCAAGATATTGAGAATATCAAAAATTGGGAGGTCGACACAGATATGTTTGTAAGACATAACGAAATTGACGCTGAAGGATATCAAGAGCTTGTAAATATTGCTCAACGGTTTAAGGAAGCCTTTCCAGAGCTACTGAATGAAATCCAGAACAAAGATTATGAAATTCTCACAGCATACGGCAGCCGAATGACTGATAGTGCAAAAGCGTTTAATGAGGGTCTCACTACTTATAATTTGACTATCAGTGAGGCTGAAAATAATTACAGCGTTCTTGCA cCGTACGCATCGTGTGGAAGATATCAAATAGACGTCCGGCGTAATCCAAATATTTATGCTGAAGAAGTTGTTTACACGGGAACTGCTGAATATCAGAAT atgAAAGAACGACTCTTAAGGAAATTAGGCCTTGATGTGGATTTAACAAGCAACAACATCACAGCTATATACGACTTGTGCCGCTATAGTTGGGAAGGCATCAACAACAAACCTAGTCCTTGGTGTGCTCTATTCACTGAAGAGGACTTGCAAGTTCTAGAATATATTGGCGACATTAGACATTACTACAGGAATGGGTATGGAGCATCGAAATACACTAAAATACTTGGTCAAATACCATTGTCTGATATGCTAACAAAGTTTGAAGAAGCCAAGAGAGGCAGGGGCAAAACATTAGTGACATACTTCACGCATGCCACAATGTTGGATATGATCTTAGTAGCGCTTAATCTACATAATGACACGAACCCACTCATGGGGACCCATAGAAATATCTATAGAAAATGGAGGAGTACATTTTTATCTCCGTTCGCAAATAACCTGATTGGAGTTTTATACCG GTGTAGTTCCTACGGCAGTATTGACTACGATTATAACGTCGCCCTATATTGGAATGAGTTGCCATTACTAGAACTATGCAAGGAAGGAGTCTGTTCGTGGTGGGAGTTCCAGAAATTATTTAAACCATTCTCGAACACAAATGTAGACGTTTGTGAATTTAAATGGACTAGTGtagattaa
- the LOC124630362 gene encoding multiple inositol polyphosphate phosphatase 1-like, with the protein MKLLLSVLAICSIQTVSSTFCFWNTGCPYKYFSNKTPYNSVRGDIRDSVVKLTGCEPVSIWGLIRHGQRNPGTEFGKHMKDALVIKEHVEASYNKGNCSLCAQDVENLLNWQVNMEMFDKPFQLTKEGYQESEGIGRRFKQAFPKLLEKLDQHDYLFRPAQGAWMADSAKGFVKGLGNKDLTIQPAKTNFDILSPYDTCKKYITDVKGNPETYAPSVRYLSSSEYLASKDRIQRRLGINYILTDTNITALYDLCRYTTSGLENKLSPWCALFTTQDLKVLEYIADLRHYYKSGYGTPINELLGQITLTDLLKSFKDAKSGKGKKITSYVTHATMMDMVYTALQLFKDDEPLSTSQRKADRKWRSSKLAVFSSNLMAVLNKCDKAVDDYNVVFYFNEEPLQSICREGVCTWQEFEDKLSPFTETNTEFCHNE; encoded by the exons atgAAACTCCTTTTATCTGTATTAGCGATTTGTTCTATACAAACTGTGAGCTCCACGTTTTGTTTTTGGAACACTGGCTgtccatacaaatatttttccaacaaaaCGCCTTATAACTCAGTGAGGGGTGATATAAGGGATTCTGTGGTCAAACTTACTG gttgTGAGCCCGTAAGCATTTGGGGCTTAATTAGACATGGCCAAAGAAACCCGGGTACAGAATTTGGAAAGCATATGAAGGACGCTCTAGTCATTAAAGAACACGTGGAAGCTAGCTATAATAAAGGGAACTGCTCGCTCTGTGCTCAAGATGTTGAAAATTTACTTAATTGGCAAGTTAATATGGAAATGTTTGATAAGCCTTTCCAACTTACCAAAGAGGGTTATCAGGAATCGGAAGGTATCGGGCGAAGGTTTAAACAAGCTTTCCCAAAATTGCTCGAGAAACTTGACCAACATGATTATCTTTTCCGCCCTGCACAAGGAGCTTGGATGGCAGACAGTGCCAAAGGTTTTGTTAAAGGCTTAGGCAATAAGGATTTAACTATACAACCAGCCAAGACTAACTTCGATATTTTGTCT CCTTATGATAcgtgcaaaaaatatattactgaTGTGAAAGGCAATCCAGAAACGTACGCGCCATCGGTTAGGTACCTGAGCTCTTCGGAATATTTGGCT TCAAAAGACAGGATCCAGAGACGTTTGGgtattaattacattttgacTGACACGAATATAACAGCGTTGTACGATTTGTGCCGGTACACGACTTCAGGACTTGAAAACAAATTAAGTCCTTGGTGTGCGCTGTTTACGACGCAAGATTTGAAAGTTCTGGAGTACATAGCTGACTTGAGGCATTACTACAAAAGTGGTTATGGAACGCCCATCAACGAGCTACTTGGTCAGATTACTTTGACCGACTTGCTCAAAAGTTTTAAGGACGCGAAAAGCGGGAAAGGAAAGAAGATTACAAGCTATGTGACGCATGCTACTATGATGGATATGGTGTACACAGCCCTTCAATTGTTCAAAGACGATGAACCTTTATCTACCTCCCAGCGCAAAGCCGATCGGAAATGGAGGAGTAGCAAACTAGCAGTATTTTCCTCCAACCTAATGGCCGTTCTGAACAA ATGTGACAAAGCAGTAGATGACTACAACGTTGTATTCTACTTCAATGAAGAACCTTTGCAATCGATCTGCAGGGAAGGCGTTTGTACTTGGCAAGAGTTTGAAGATAAACTATCTCCATTCACAGAAACAAACACAGAATTTTGTCATAATGAGTAG